In a single window of the Elaeis guineensis isolate ETL-2024a chromosome 4, EG11, whole genome shotgun sequence genome:
- the LOC105034977 gene encoding LOW QUALITY PROTEIN: beta-galactosidase 15 (The sequence of the model RefSeq protein was modified relative to this genomic sequence to represent the inferred CDS: inserted 1 base in 1 codon) → MECSKRSWLSALVLVSLCCLAYTTDISHDGRAIKINGERRIIISGAIHYPRSTPEMWPDLLRKAKEGGLDTIETYIFWNGHEPRRREYYFEGNYDVIRFFKEIQNAGLYAILRIGPYVCAEWDYGGVPAWLRKIPGMEFRTNNQQWKDEMANFTTLIVDMIKKERLFAPQGGPIILAQIENEYGNIMGPFGDAGKEYIKWCAKFAESLNVGLPWIMCQQSDAPQPMINTCNGYYCDNFTPNNPNSPKFWTENWLGWFKAWGKPDPHRPAEDLAFAVARFYQSKGTLQNYYMYHGGTNFGRTPGGPYITTSYDYDAPLDEYGNIKQPKWGHLKELHAALKLMEKSLTYGEVNNIDFGNGAAATKFSYNATVSGCFLSNANQSSDATLEYQGTKYFLPAWSVSILPDCKQEVYNTARVTTQTSIMVKKPNKADDEASDLKWSWRPETLGSSVRGLGGNFTENKLLEQITIAVDESDYLWYMTSVDITHKQEMTLRVNTTGHVLHAFVNGQLVGSQYGPNGNLAFVFERTAKFKAGKNHISLLSVTVGLKNYGARYELDPAGIVGGPVQLIGGNITIDLSTNAWSYKIGLDGEKTKVYLDNPDRKWFSGMIPTQRPFTWYKTTFETPLGLDPVVLDLLGMGKGAAWVNGNSIGRFWPNYTASADGCNGCDYRGSYKAEKCQTGCGEPSQRWYHVPRSFLKPGEPNTLVLFEKXGGDPAQVDFQTVTVGTACSTAEPGKILNLSCQGGRTISNIDFASLGDPKGTCGSYQKGGCESDEVYSLISEECVGKESCSIQIGENLLGKCNCNNTSSKSLVVQATC, encoded by the exons aTGGAGTGCTCCAAGAGAAGCTGGTTGTCAGCTCTAGTGCTGGTTTCTCTTTGCTGCCTTGCATACACCACGGACATCTCCCATGATGGACGAGCAATAAAGATCAATGGCGAACGCCGGATCATCATCTCTGGTGCAATTCACTATCCACGCAGCACGCCTGAG ATGTGGCCTGACTTGCTTCGAAAAGCAAAAGAAGGTGGCCTTGATACTATTGAGACTTATATTTTTTGGAATGGCCATGAGCCTCGGCGCCGCGAG TATTATTTTGAAGGCAATTATGATGTGATTAGATTCTTTAAGGAAATTCAAAATGCTGGATTATATGCAATATTACGGATCGGCCCTTATGTTTGTGCTGAATGGGACTATgg AGGAGTTCCTGCTTGGTTACGCAAAATCCCAGGGATGGAATTTAGGACCAACAACCAGCAATGGAAG GATGAAATGGCAAATTTCACTACTTTAATAGTAGATATGATCAAAAAAGAAAGGTTATTCGCACCACAAGGAGGACCCATCATCCTAGCTCAG ATTGAGAATGAGTATGGAAACATTATGGGACCTTTTGGTGATGCTGGAAAAGAATACATTAAATGGTGCGCAAAGTTTGCGGAATCTCTCAATGTTGGTTTACCATGGATCATGTGTCAGCAATCAGATGCTCCCCAACCAATG ATCAACACTTGCAATGGTTACTATTGCGATAATTTTACACCCAATAACCCAAACAGTCCAAAATTCTGGACAGAAAATTGGCTTGGCTG GTTCAAAGCTTGGGGCAAGCCAGACCCCCATAGGCCTGCTGAAGACTTAGCTTTTGCGGTGGCTCGTTTCTACCAATCCAAAGGAACGCTTCAGAACTATTACATG TATCATGGAGGAACCAACTTCGGTCGCACACCAGGGGGTCCATATATCACAACCAGCTATGATTATGATGCTCCACTTGATGAATATG GAAATATCAAGCAACCCAAATGGGGGCATTTGAAAGAGCTCCATGCTGCCCTAAAATTGATGGAGAAGTCTCTCACTTATGGAGAAGTGAATAACATAGACTTCGGCAATGGTGCAGCG GCAACTAAATTCTCATACAATGCGACTGTATCTGGCTGCTTCTTAAGTAACGCAAACCAATCTTCCGATGCTACTTTGGAATATCAAGGAACCAAATATTTCTTACCTGCTTGGTCTGTCAGTATTCTACCAGATTGTAAGCAAGAAGTGTACAACACTGCCAGG GTTACAACCCAGACTTCTATCATGGTAAAGAAGCCCAACAAGGCAGATGACGAGGCTTCTGATCTAAAGTGGTCATGGAGGCCGGAGACCTTGGGATCCTCCGTCAGAGGTCTCGGGGGTAACTTCACAGAGAATAAGCTCTTAGAACAGATCACCATCGCTGTCGATGAGAGTGACTACTTGTGGTACATGACAAG TGTGGATATTACGCACAAGCAAGAAATGACACTTCGTGTAAACACAACCGGCCATGTCCTCCATGCTTTTGTAAATGGGCAGCTTGTAG GATCGCAGTATGGTCCAAATGGAAATTTGGCATTTGTATTTGAGCGGACAGCAAAGTTTAAAGCTGGAAAGAATCATATTTCTCTGCTTAGCGTAACTGTTGGACTAAAG AATTATGGTGCACGTTATGAGCTAGATCCAGCTGGAATTGTTGGTGGACCTGTTCAATTGATTGGTGGAAACATCACAATAGATCTATCAACTAATGCATGGTCTTACAAA ATTGGCCTGGATGGTGAGAAAACTAAAGTCTACCTTGACAACCCCGACCGTAAATGGTTTTCCGGCATGATACCTACTCAGAGACCCTTCACTTGGTACAAG ACCACGTTCGAAACTCCCCTCGGCTTGGATCCTGTGGTTCTCGACTTACTCGGCATGGGGAAAGGAGCAGCTTGGGTTAATGGCAATAGTATTGGTCGTTTCTGGCCAAATTACACTGCTTCGGCTGATGGCTGCAATGGATGTGATTATAGAGGATCATACAAAGCAGAAAAGTGTCAAACTGGTTGTGGAGAGCCATCTCAAAGATG GTATCATGTTCCACGTTCATTCCTGAAGCCTGGAGAGCCAAACACATTGGTCTTATTTGAGA CTGGTGGTGATCCGGCACAAGTAGATTTCCAAACTGTGACTGTTGGCACCGCATGTTCAACTGCAGAACCAGGGAAGATATTAAACTTGTCATGCCAAGGTGGTCGCACAATCTCAAACATCGACTTTGCTAGCCTTGGTGATCCCAAAGGCACTTGTGGAAGCTACCAGAAAGGTGGTTGCGAGTCTGATGAGGTGTATTCTCTGATTTCAGAG